The Primulina huaijiensis isolate GDHJ02 chromosome 12, ASM1229523v2, whole genome shotgun sequence genome has a window encoding:
- the LOC140989716 gene encoding protein TRAUCO-like isoform X2: MGILEAAYGDIDAASTNPPPFPTNEEGCATITAATAEEMNPELAEFSVTKQHYVNGFGKELETDVSEEIGGGEDDGEEEEEEPPREKQKSLSHFPEPEPDVLESSSPADTITPVPEERMLPPLGPKSGKKLKKKKSKDVWVSTSRKGKKKTKHAFNGNHNPKNPISIYGSLEDKMLMPPPFSRSPDNNDDNPDLKICLSKVFKAEKIQLSEDRLTASTTKGYRMVRATRGVTEGTWYFEIKVVHLGETGHARLGWSTDKGDLQAPVGFDGNSYGYRDIDGSKVHKAIREKYGEEGYKEGDVIGFYINLPDGGLYAPDPLCLDSNKVQLCAGATGAKEDPLKAVPGSEISFFKNGICQGIAFRDLYGGRYYPSASLYTLPNHPNCVVQFCFGPGFERFPEDFGERPIPRPMIEIPYQGYDVRVQNGNPRKILRMLPIFKVLKEDDSDFVKADEMVS; this comes from the exons ATGGGCATACTCGAAGCTGCTTACGGAGACATCGACGCAGCCTCAACAAATCCACCTCCCTTCCCGACTAATGAGGAGGGATGTGCTACCATTACCGCCGCCACAGCTGAGGAAATGAATCCCGAGTTGGCTGAGTTCTCCGTGACCAAGCAGCATTACGTGAATGGCTTCGGGAAAGAGCTCGAAACCGATGTTTCTGAAG AAATCGGTGGAGGCGAAGATGATGGTGAGGAGGAAGAAGAGGAGCCTCCTCGTGAGAAGCAAAAGAGTCTATCTCATTTTCCCGAGCCTGAACCTGATGTTTTAGAATCTTCCTCTCCCGCTGATACCATTACTCCAGTGCCTGAGGAACGAATGTTGCCCCCTTTAGGACCGAAATCGGGGaagaagttgaagaagaagaagagcaaggATGTATGGGTGAGCACTTCTaggaaaggaaagaaaaagaccAAGCACGCTTTCAACGGCAATCATAATCCCAAGAATCCTATTAGCATCTATGGTTCACTGGAAGATAAAATGCTGATGCCCCCTCCATTCTCGAGATCTCCTGACAATAATGACGATAATCCAGACTTAAAAATATGTCTCTCTAAAGTTTTCAAGGCAGAGAAGATCCAATTGAGTGAGGATAGACTCACTGCATCCACCACAAAGGGGTACAGAATGGTGAGAGCAACACGGGGAGTGACTGAGGGTACGTGGTATTTTGAGATTAAAGTGGTGCATTTGGGTGAGACTGGGCACGCGAGATTGGGGTGGTCCACTGATAAAGGTGATTTGCAGGCACCTGTGGGATTTGACGGAAATAGTTATGGGTATAGGGATATTGATGGCAGTAAAGTGCATAAAGCAATAAGGGAGAAATATGGGGAGGAAGGGTACAAAGAAGGTGATGTTATTGGGTTCTATATTAATTTGCCGGATGGTGGTTTGTATGCCCCTGATCCTTTATGCTTGGATTCAAATAAGGTACAGCTGTGTGCTGGTGCTACAGGCGCCAAAGAGGATCCCCTGAAAGCTGTTCCTG GAAGTGAGATAtcttttttcaaaaatggaATATGCCAGGGGATTGCTTTCAGAGATCTTTATGGTGGTCGTTATTACCCATCTGCTTCACTGTACACTCTTCCGAATCACCCAAATTGCGTTGTTCAATTCTGTTTTGGTCCTGGTTTTGAAAGGTTCCCGGAAGATTTTGGTGAACGTCCCATCCCAAGACCTATGATCGAAATTCCATATCAGGGTTATGATGTCAGGGTTCAGAATG GTAATCCACGGAAAATTCTCAGAATGTTACCTATATTCAAAGTATTAAAAGAGGACGACAGTGATTTTGTGAAAGCTGATGAAATGGTGAGTTAA
- the LOC140989716 gene encoding protein TRAUCO-like isoform X1, with product MGILEAAYGDIDAASTNPPPFPTNEEGCATITAATAEEMNPELAEFSVTKQHYVNGFGKELETDVSEGILSEKTSNFWNPCVLDFDRNDSTKSPNFFPEIGGGEDDGEEEEEEPPREKQKSLSHFPEPEPDVLESSSPADTITPVPEERMLPPLGPKSGKKLKKKKSKDVWVSTSRKGKKKTKHAFNGNHNPKNPISIYGSLEDKMLMPPPFSRSPDNNDDNPDLKICLSKVFKAEKIQLSEDRLTASTTKGYRMVRATRGVTEGTWYFEIKVVHLGETGHARLGWSTDKGDLQAPVGFDGNSYGYRDIDGSKVHKAIREKYGEEGYKEGDVIGFYINLPDGGLYAPDPLCLDSNKVQLCAGATGAKEDPLKAVPGSEISFFKNGICQGIAFRDLYGGRYYPSASLYTLPNHPNCVVQFCFGPGFERFPEDFGERPIPRPMIEIPYQGYDVRVQNGNPRKILRMLPIFKVLKEDDSDFVKADEMVS from the exons ATGGGCATACTCGAAGCTGCTTACGGAGACATCGACGCAGCCTCAACAAATCCACCTCCCTTCCCGACTAATGAGGAGGGATGTGCTACCATTACCGCCGCCACAGCTGAGGAAATGAATCCCGAGTTGGCTGAGTTCTCCGTGACCAAGCAGCATTACGTGAATGGCTTCGGGAAAGAGCTCGAAACCGATGTTTCTGAAGGTATTTTATCTGAAAAAACCTCCAATTTTTGGAATCCATGTGTCCTCGATTTCGATCGAAACGACTCAACAAAGTCCCCTAATTTTTTCCCAGAAATCGGTGGAGGCGAAGATGATGGTGAGGAGGAAGAAGAGGAGCCTCCTCGTGAGAAGCAAAAGAGTCTATCTCATTTTCCCGAGCCTGAACCTGATGTTTTAGAATCTTCCTCTCCCGCTGATACCATTACTCCAGTGCCTGAGGAACGAATGTTGCCCCCTTTAGGACCGAAATCGGGGaagaagttgaagaagaagaagagcaaggATGTATGGGTGAGCACTTCTaggaaaggaaagaaaaagaccAAGCACGCTTTCAACGGCAATCATAATCCCAAGAATCCTATTAGCATCTATGGTTCACTGGAAGATAAAATGCTGATGCCCCCTCCATTCTCGAGATCTCCTGACAATAATGACGATAATCCAGACTTAAAAATATGTCTCTCTAAAGTTTTCAAGGCAGAGAAGATCCAATTGAGTGAGGATAGACTCACTGCATCCACCACAAAGGGGTACAGAATGGTGAGAGCAACACGGGGAGTGACTGAGGGTACGTGGTATTTTGAGATTAAAGTGGTGCATTTGGGTGAGACTGGGCACGCGAGATTGGGGTGGTCCACTGATAAAGGTGATTTGCAGGCACCTGTGGGATTTGACGGAAATAGTTATGGGTATAGGGATATTGATGGCAGTAAAGTGCATAAAGCAATAAGGGAGAAATATGGGGAGGAAGGGTACAAAGAAGGTGATGTTATTGGGTTCTATATTAATTTGCCGGATGGTGGTTTGTATGCCCCTGATCCTTTATGCTTGGATTCAAATAAGGTACAGCTGTGTGCTGGTGCTACAGGCGCCAAAGAGGATCCCCTGAAAGCTGTTCCTG GAAGTGAGATAtcttttttcaaaaatggaATATGCCAGGGGATTGCTTTCAGAGATCTTTATGGTGGTCGTTATTACCCATCTGCTTCACTGTACACTCTTCCGAATCACCCAAATTGCGTTGTTCAATTCTGTTTTGGTCCTGGTTTTGAAAGGTTCCCGGAAGATTTTGGTGAACGTCCCATCCCAAGACCTATGATCGAAATTCCATATCAGGGTTATGATGTCAGGGTTCAGAATG GTAATCCACGGAAAATTCTCAGAATGTTACCTATATTCAAAGTATTAAAAGAGGACGACAGTGATTTTGTGAAAGCTGATGAAATGGTGAGTTAA